The genomic region CATGGCTTCATCTTACATACTACAAAATCCTAAACTTTTAGAAATGAGAGAATCAAAATCTCAAGACTAAGGGAGTGAGGATTGATAGGAAAAGTCATACATTGTTTAATTGCCTAATATAGGATATGTGGTTTCTGGACTTGAGGTGCAATGGTTATATTTTGCTGTAGTTTAATTGTTAGAAAATTGTGTATAGGGTGTTAGGACCCCTTCAAATCATGTGGTTCTTGATTTGTTGCAAATGTGTGATCTGTGGTTGGTCATTTTgttaagggttttgggtccctttagAATCTGTTTTACCTTTAATACAAAACTTTACACAAGCAAAGATGGCTCTAATATCACTTGATCTGAAAAAAGTAATGGATATCTACAGCATTCATCAGGAATGGAACACGTGGACTCTTTGATTCCTTCACTACAAACCACCGTATTAAATTTACAAATACCTACAACTCACATGCTCGAATCCACATGCTACTTTCATTGCAAAATTGTGCGTACTTAACCACTTGTGAGTTGAATGAATGCTCTTCATATCTACAATCTTAAACACATTCATTAAAATGGATAAACAAGTAAGAAACACTCAATACACACACAAGAAAGTCAATACACCATTTTTTATTTCAAGAAACCCACATAGGAAAACAACTCTTACAATAAGATCCACTAACAATTCAATGTTAGAAGCATTTATCCTCTCTTAGGCCCATATGATGCCCAATTATGTTAGCATCCTCCTACTTGCAAACACTCTTTGCAACTAAGCGGAAGCAAGGCCAAAAATTGTTAAACCTATGCTCCAGCCAGTCCTACAATACTTCTTAGAAAATGTATATCTCGGCCCTAATAACTGTAAAAAATTGAGGATGACTTTTTTTTCTGAGCTCCCCAATTGTTCCCtcttcttctctccatctttccATCCTTCCTTCTCTAAATATTCATAATGTCTTGTTTCCttacaacctcaaagaagaccgaTACAAAGAGAAAACAAAGCAACGTCCAAATTTGGAACACAAATGATTACTCCTTTTGTGCATTTTTAATTATAATGTGACTTTTTCATCTTTATACAACTACTATTATGTTTTGACAGAATTTATGATGCCTATTTTGCCACATAAGATGATAAGTCAACCTTAACAAGCCACTAAAATATCCCATGACTGCATAACTTTAGGAACTATGTACTTCAATAGCAATTCAACAACGACTACGTGCTTCAACAACACCGTAATGGTCCATAATGTCAAAATGAGACCCAATCGCAAACAAGAGGGCTAATTATTCTACTGGAAGATATTCCTGTCATTATTCATCTTTCCCTATATTAATGCTTCCTGACTAATATAAATCATGTTTATCATAATTGAAATTTTTAGTTTAAAAAGTGGTCTCTTTGTTTTCTCTTGTCAAACAAGAAAAATGGTTAataaaatattacttacaatgatttcaaaacattctctttgatAATTCTTACTTTGTGCACATCTTGAAAACATGTTGCAATCTCTTATTGCCTATTTGATTCATAGTTTTTTGTTTGCTGTATTATCCAATCAATGTGGATACTACATGTAAAATATTTGCAGCTTGGCCGTATGATGAAGAGTTTTGACCATTCTAAAACCTTGTAAAACATTTTGCATGGATGTAAAATGTAGTCAACTTATAATTAAAAGGAGCCATTTCTTTTTCTCATCTCTCCGTCTGACAACATGCttaaatcttttcaaaaaattACATAATATGATGTTCAAAGTATGCTTATTTAATCACAGGGGGAACCAATCTAAAGCTCATGTCAAATTAAAGATACAAAGGGATGGTGATTACAAAGCTTTGGTTCTTTAAGTAATATCTTCATTTTGCTTACAAGTATTTTGAGATTCCCTTATCAATCTACAGATTCAAGATTACATTGTCCTTTCCATTAGTCAAGGCCTACCTGCTCTATAGAACATCTTTTGCAGACCCGTTTGGAGCATAGGAAATGTGGATTACCCAGCCTTCTCAAGTGTCTTCGAGATTGTCTCTGCTTCTCTCTTGATATTTTCAAGCTGCTTTAGAAGTATTGACTTTTGAAGACTATCCATTTGCATTTCAACGTCCTTTGTCATCATTCTTAACAATTCAAAGAAGTAGCCATCACTTTTCAGGTAATGTAAAAAGCCTTGAAAAGTTGTCATCCGCTCCAATTCACTCAGTTGCTGTAATAGCTGTTAATGACAATGCATCATTCTTAGCAGAGTCATAAGGAAGTCCACATAAATCACATTTAAAGAGAaacatgtttttgtagcatctaaCCTGGTTTAAAAGTCGTATTTCTGGACGAAGTGTCTTCTCCTTTTCATCCATGGCAACTTTGAGTACAATCCCCATCCGCTTTACCATATCCTTGTTTCCTTCTTTCCTAGCCTTTCTAGCCAACACATGAACCAAATCCAGCTCTTTAAAGGCTCGTTCAAAAACTAATTTTCAGCATAAAAAAAATGTTTAGCACAGATTTGAAGGAGAATAAACACAATTGGTTAGTTCAGTGTAGCTGAACTTTTGTCTTTGCAAACATTTTATGAAGTATTGAAGGCCTATAAATAAGTATGTATTTGAAGTTTGAACATCTCTACCACTGCATTTAACTACATTATTTTGCTTTCAATTAAAATTATATACTTTTCACCTTTTCCTGACTGAAATAAAAACAATTAAGTGTTTTTGCTAATCTTGTAGCAGACAAATCTAGAAACTAAAACATCTCAAGCAACAGTTGATAATTTACTTgatgcttctggattagattgtgtgcaaAAATTTTAATCCAGAAGCATCAAGAGAAttatagcatggattgtggaaatctgatagcacTAGTTAATAATTTAGTTTAGGAAGAAAATATGTTTGTCATTTTTTAATTCTATACAAAACTTTCAAATATAGTTGCAACAATGTTTCCATGTTTCTGGAAATATCATCTAAGCTAGGGCATAGTCCACTATCTATCCTCTTGTAAGTTTGGTTTTACATCCTTCAATATATTGAAAGTTCGAGTGGGCACccatttcattaatatatattaataataagaacattttttttttaaggtaagtgctatctttaattgggatagctccctatattactTCATAAAAACTTACAAATATATCTTCAATCTCACTACATATAATAGCAAAATTCTCCAATCCGACACAAACCATGGAGAAACAGCAGACCCCCTAACCAACCTAAAACCTTAACTCTGAAATCCCTTCAAACTCTTCCCAGAATTGCCCCGACACAGCATTCTATCTTCTCATATCTACTACTGTTACTACCAACAGCATTACCTATTCATCAAGAAATGCAGCAACTGTGACGCCAGTTCTCCCAAATTGAACAGATTATCAGAGGACGCCTCTGACAGCCACCAATCTTTAGAATTCTTGAGTTGCCTGAACACTGTCAGATCACCATTCATCACCCCATCTCTAAAGATCGGCCAGGCCTTCTTGACAAATCCCCTCTTCCTCCTCTTCGCAGCTCTCCTCACCCTTTCCTCCCTTTCCTCAGAGTCCTCATCACTGCCTTTCAGATCCTTGCATGTTGGGCTCCTCATTATCCGAGCGATCCTCGTCAACCTCTGCCTGATCCTCCTCCGCTTCAGATTCCTCTTCCGAGTCTGATGAGTAATAGTTTGAGGGATTGAAATACACCTTCAGAATGCTCTCCTTGACTCCATTTTGCAAT from Cryptomeria japonica chromosome 3, Sugi_1.0, whole genome shotgun sequence harbors:
- the LOC131048576 gene encoding uncharacterized protein LOC131048576: MAAFVCRTAFVPSVRTNFTPFHARPHPRFNWPAAKHVSFKLPTTKQSRLKCAASESDRVAEMSNFQKKTTELLSELLKAENPRAIAEKNVDFFTEEFFAMSSAFMEMARKEGNKDMVKRMGIVLKVAMDEKEKTLRPEIRLLNQLLQQLSELERMTTFQGFLHYLKSDGYFFELLRMMTKDVEMQMDSLQKSILLKQLENIKREAETISKTLEKAG